Proteins encoded within one genomic window of Methanosarcina barkeri str. Wiesmoor:
- a CDS encoding DUF166 domain-containing protein — protein MTVIGVITRGKYGHRLIETVRENSDFSVVTADLPEFVPVFIEEPDEYLDALNFDRHVFSAEIIITYSLHPDLTSAIAKLAAEAGVRSLIVPGGPSRASVPELKKISEVSGMDIEVDEICCSLEPNDFNRPFAELFGSPILKIKTKDGKIADVKVIKGAPCGSTWYMAKEIVGMDVKDAPPKAGLLIQHYPCRATRGEIGGIHESGELHKQAFIKALENEE, from the coding sequence ATGACTGTAATAGGAGTAATTACGCGGGGCAAGTACGGGCACCGCTTGATTGAGACTGTCAGGGAGAACAGCGATTTTTCAGTCGTAACTGCGGACCTACCTGAATTCGTGCCTGTATTTATTGAAGAGCCTGATGAATATCTGGACGCTCTTAACTTCGACAGACACGTTTTCTCTGCTGAAATTATAATTACCTACTCTTTGCATCCGGATCTGACATCTGCAATTGCAAAGCTTGCGGCAGAAGCTGGCGTGCGTTCTCTTATAGTACCAGGTGGACCATCCCGGGCTTCAGTTCCCGAACTCAAAAAGATCTCCGAAGTTTCAGGTATGGATATCGAGGTAGATGAAATCTGCTGTAGTCTTGAACCCAATGATTTCAACAGGCCTTTTGCGGAACTCTTTGGGTCCCCTATCTTGAAGATAAAAACAAAAGATGGAAAAATTGCCGATGTCAAGGTAATAAAAGGCGCTCCATGTGGGAGTACCTGGTATATGGCAAAAGAAATAGTCGGAATGGATGTAAAAGATGCACCTCCCAAAGCCGGGCTGTTGATCCAGCATTATCCCTGTCGAGCGACACGTGGTGAAATTGGTGGAATCCATGAGTCAGGAGAACTGCATAAACAGGCATTTATAAAAGCTCTTGAGAATGAGGAGTGA
- a CDS encoding DUF2111 domain-containing protein: MCPSRSQVIYRGEKITTLTISEDSGPEDLETLAVAVHSVIGLPTTIRSLKRKGLRLEKGQILDRDYTGPVLEEVLKTNKVVHKVPTEGVYSGKPVVVAPIHSKDGEVIAALGVVDILATIDLHSVFQEYTSVLEEVEYAKK, encoded by the coding sequence TTGTGTCCTTCCCGGTCTCAAGTAATTTACAGGGGTGAAAAGATTACTACCCTAACTATCTCAGAAGATTCCGGGCCCGAAGACCTCGAGACGCTAGCAGTCGCAGTACACTCGGTCATTGGACTTCCTACAACCATTCGCAGTCTCAAGCGAAAAGGACTTCGCCTGGAAAAAGGTCAAATCCTTGATAGAGACTACACAGGACCTGTGCTCGAAGAAGTATTGAAAACAAACAAAGTTGTCCACAAAGTCCCTACAGAAGGAGTGTATAGTGGAAAACCCGTAGTTGTTGCTCCCATTCACTCGAAAGACGGGGAAGTTATTGCAGCTCTTGGAGTTGTGGACATACTGGCTACTATAGATCTTCACTCTGTTTTTCAGGAATATACATCAGTACTGGAAGAAGTCGAATATGCTAAAAAATAA
- a CDS encoding F420-dependent methylenetetrahydromethanopterin dehydrogenase, whose product MVNIGFIKMGNLGMSQVINLVQDEIAAREGITVRVFGTGAKMSPAEAAASESFKQWNADFVIIISPNAAAPGPKAAREIWKDVPCIVVSDGPTKKEAREALENNGFGYLILPVDPLIGAKREFLDPVEMASFNSDAMKVLSVCGVVRLVQEELDKVTDQVASGKSGKELELPHIFAKPEKCVEYAGFANPYAKAKALAALHMAEKVAQVNFPACFMLKEIDQVCLTAAAGHEIMGAASQLAIQAREIEKSNDTVLRQPHAKNGTLLKKVKLYQKPE is encoded by the coding sequence ATGGTCAACATAGGTTTTATAAAAATGGGCAACCTGGGAATGAGCCAGGTTATCAATCTGGTCCAGGATGAAATTGCAGCAAGAGAGGGAATTACGGTACGTGTATTTGGCACAGGTGCCAAAATGAGCCCTGCCGAGGCTGCAGCTTCTGAAAGTTTCAAGCAGTGGAATGCAGATTTTGTGATAATTATCAGCCCAAATGCAGCAGCTCCGGGTCCCAAAGCAGCTCGTGAAATATGGAAGGACGTCCCTTGCATTGTGGTCTCAGATGGTCCAACAAAGAAAGAAGCCAGAGAGGCTCTTGAAAATAACGGTTTCGGATATCTCATCCTCCCTGTAGACCCCCTTATTGGAGCTAAGAGAGAGTTTCTTGACCCTGTAGAGATGGCATCCTTCAATTCCGATGCAATGAAAGTGTTATCCGTTTGCGGCGTTGTTAGACTCGTCCAGGAAGAACTGGACAAGGTAACTGACCAGGTTGCTTCCGGAAAATCAGGAAAGGAACTGGAGCTTCCACATATTTTTGCAAAACCCGAAAAATGTGTTGAGTACGCAGGCTTCGCAAATCCCTATGCAAAAGCAAAAGCTCTTGCTGCCCTTCACATGGCTGAAAAAGTGGCACAGGTTAACTTCCCTGCATGTTTCATGTTAAAAGAAATCGATCAGGTGTGCCTGACCGCAGCAGCCGGACACGAAATTATGGGAGCCGCTTCACAGCTTGCAATACAGGCAAGAGAAATTGAAAAATCCAATGATACCGTACTCAGGCAACCCCATGCAAAGAACGGTACTCTGCTGAAGAAAGTAAAATTATACCAGAAGCCAGAGTAA
- the serB gene encoding phosphoserine phosphatase SerB, translated as MHNFTGNKMIVFDMDSTLIDAETIDELARAAGVVSKVEEITKKAMYGDFDFEQALIERVRLLKGLPLETALDAVNQINLMPGAAELILYVKSRGYKTAMISGGFTLSADTIGKTLGIDFIVSNELLVEDGCLTGKVVGPITQSDSKAKVFEELTRLNGFRPEQCVVVGDGANDACVFERAGFAIAFNPKPILREYADVVITKKDLKAVIPVLESLSYQCCNQAQHVDIEQ; from the coding sequence ATGCATAATTTTACTGGAAACAAAATGATTGTTTTTGATATGGATAGCACCCTTATAGACGCTGAGACTATCGATGAGCTCGCCAGGGCCGCAGGTGTTGTAAGCAAAGTAGAGGAGATTACGAAGAAAGCGATGTATGGAGACTTTGATTTTGAGCAAGCGCTTATTGAAAGGGTTAGGCTTCTAAAAGGACTTCCTCTCGAAACTGCCCTTGATGCGGTAAACCAGATCAATCTGATGCCGGGGGCGGCAGAACTTATCCTCTATGTCAAAAGTAGAGGCTATAAAACTGCAATGATTTCTGGTGGATTTACCCTTTCTGCCGATACGATAGGTAAAACTCTTGGTATTGATTTCATTGTTTCCAACGAACTGCTTGTGGAAGACGGCTGCCTTACAGGCAAAGTTGTCGGCCCAATAACACAGAGTGACTCTAAAGCAAAGGTGTTCGAAGAACTCACCCGACTAAATGGGTTTCGGCCAGAGCAATGTGTAGTTGTCGGGGATGGTGCAAACGACGCCTGTGTCTTTGAGAGAGCAGGTTTTGCCATAGCTTTCAATCCCAAGCCCATCCTGAGGGAATATGCGGATGTGGTCATAACAAAAAAAGACCTTAAAGCCGTTATCCCTGTTCTTGAATCTCTTTCTTATCAATGTTGTAATCAGGCACAGCATGTTGACATCGAACAATAG
- a CDS encoding coiled-coil protein, with protein sequence MLKELQKKRSDLKDISEEAKEKRNALNAEASALAAKRNELNKKTKDLINEAQELKVHRDEINEKVSEYKNKRDETNARANELFAKADSIRKQSNLGGPSIKALRKDIDRLEFAQQTEVLSTTKERELVGKITQLQKQYHVKKVQLESNSELKNLLDEAQKIRDEASEFHTQLAEYARQAQEYHEKMIAAFKDADRTRAESDVAHREFVKAQEAADEQHKAFINAQKEIRDLDKEIFKLKKKDKEGRSRVVKSELQKDAKSIFEKFKGGAKLTTEDLMTLQRSGLV encoded by the coding sequence ATGCTAAAGGAACTGCAGAAAAAAAGATCAGATTTGAAAGACATTTCTGAAGAAGCCAAGGAAAAAAGGAATGCTTTAAACGCAGAGGCCAGTGCACTCGCTGCAAAGCGTAATGAACTTAACAAGAAGACAAAAGATCTCATTAACGAAGCTCAGGAACTAAAAGTTCACAGGGACGAAATTAATGAGAAGGTCAGCGAATACAAGAATAAACGCGATGAAACCAATGCCAGGGCAAACGAGCTCTTTGCAAAGGCTGATTCTATCAGGAAGCAGAGCAACCTGGGTGGCCCTTCGATCAAAGCTCTAAGAAAAGACATTGATCGTCTTGAATTCGCTCAGCAGACTGAAGTCCTGAGCACAACCAAGGAAAGGGAACTCGTTGGGAAGATCACTCAGCTTCAAAAGCAATATCACGTCAAAAAAGTCCAGCTCGAGAGCAACTCCGAACTGAAGAATCTTCTGGACGAAGCTCAGAAAATCCGAGATGAAGCTTCGGAATTCCATACCCAGCTGGCTGAATATGCCAGGCAGGCTCAGGAATATCATGAGAAGATGATTGCAGCTTTCAAAGATGCTGACAGAACTAGGGCAGAGTCTGATGTTGCCCACAGGGAATTTGTAAAAGCTCAGGAAGCAGCTGACGAACAGCATAAGGCTTTCATCAATGCCCAGAAGGAAATCCGGGATCTTGATAAAGAAATCTTTAAGCTCAAGAAGAAAGACAAAGAAGGCAGATCCCGCGTTGTCAAGTCTGAACTCCAGAAGGATGCAAAGTCCATCTTCGAAAAGTTCAAGGGCGGAGCAAAACTCACCACCGAAGACCTTATGACTCTTCAGAGGTCGGGTTTAGTCTAA
- a CDS encoding GNAT family N-acetyltransferase: MNKQLEDKVQLVLANEEDLALFQKELQEAFINALIENLGDAEAGPIPSDEDIQQSFHAPEAVIYHILLNGKKVGGVVLKIDNKTHRNWVDLLYISSKTHNRGIGSAAWQAIEAQYPETKVWELFTPYFEKRNIHFYVNKCGFHIVEFYNKFNPDPHQPRVNEHQNNSRPLEEYEFFRFEKVMKMKTRKKIEN; the protein is encoded by the coding sequence ATGAATAAACAGTTAGAAGATAAAGTCCAACTTGTACTTGCAAATGAAGAGGATTTAGCATTATTTCAAAAGGAATTACAGGAAGCTTTCATAAATGCGCTAATAGAAAATTTAGGTGATGCAGAAGCTGGTCCTATTCCATCAGATGAAGATATCCAGCAGTCTTTTCATGCGCCTGAAGCAGTCATTTACCACATTTTACTGAACGGTAAAAAGGTGGGAGGCGTAGTATTAAAAATTGACAACAAAACACATCGCAATTGGGTTGATTTACTCTATATTTCGTCAAAAACGCATAATCGTGGAATTGGTTCGGCAGCGTGGCAGGCAATTGAGGCGCAGTATCCAGAAACAAAAGTATGGGAGCTCTTTACACCTTATTTTGAAAAACGTAACATTCATTTTTATGTGAATAAATGCGGATTTCACATTGTAGAGTTTTATAATAAGTTTAACCCTGATCCACATCAGCCTCGTGTAAACGAGCATCAAAACAATTCGAGACCATTAGAAGAATACGAATTTTTTAGATTTGAAAAAGTGATGAAAATGAAAACTCGAAAGAAAATTGAAAACTAA
- a CDS encoding radical SAM protein, translated as MQYDFYKSPLFRVYTEIEDGHMRMKTSGVASILMRKTLEKNLSIFEGEKPAKVEADRLICSTWMPPVPSPGFDRLVKSQIFSMLGKTIPDQVTISVTEECPNNCIHCALPDTKNRKKLAPEIVKSIIDQVLEMGTTFLIFDGGEPLTYPGLEDLIRYVNPEKAITGMFTSGVGLTEERARSLKEAGLYSLTVSFDSAYEDKHDYVRGRKGVFKSAVEAVKNGIKAGLLVNIYVVLSRDNVNELEELYALSSDLGVHELSFYEIVPTGRWIDHASEIMTPKDLRKFENFVSGAREKEGPRIFPIPLVMNTTGCMAGRKWLHITPEGNILPCACIPIPYGNVHRDRVKDVWKKIREDPAYNAKCCLMRNPEFREKYLKLSE; from the coding sequence ATGCAATACGATTTCTATAAAAGCCCTCTTTTCAGAGTTTATACTGAGATCGAAGACGGACACATGAGGATGAAAACCAGCGGGGTTGCTTCCATCCTTATGAGAAAAACTCTTGAGAAAAACCTCTCTATTTTTGAAGGCGAAAAGCCTGCAAAAGTCGAGGCCGACAGGCTCATTTGTTCAACCTGGATGCCACCGGTGCCAAGCCCGGGTTTTGACCGCCTGGTAAAAAGCCAGATTTTTTCCATGCTGGGAAAAACGATTCCGGACCAGGTAACTATTTCTGTTACTGAAGAATGCCCTAACAACTGCATTCACTGCGCCCTACCTGACACGAAAAACCGGAAAAAACTTGCCCCTGAAATCGTAAAATCTATAATTGACCAGGTGCTCGAAATGGGCACAACTTTCTTGATCTTTGATGGTGGCGAGCCCCTGACGTATCCTGGCCTGGAAGACCTGATAAGATACGTAAACCCTGAAAAAGCAATCACAGGTATGTTCACCTCAGGGGTGGGGCTGACTGAAGAGCGAGCCAGAAGCCTAAAAGAAGCAGGACTTTATTCTCTTACTGTAAGTTTTGACAGCGCGTATGAAGATAAGCATGATTACGTAAGGGGCAGGAAAGGAGTTTTCAAAAGTGCGGTTGAAGCCGTCAAAAATGGGATTAAGGCCGGACTGCTTGTAAATATATATGTGGTGCTCTCCAGGGATAATGTGAACGAGCTTGAAGAACTGTATGCTCTTTCATCGGATCTTGGGGTCCATGAACTCTCCTTCTACGAAATCGTTCCCACTGGTAGGTGGATAGATCACGCCTCTGAAATCATGACTCCAAAAGACCTGAGAAAATTTGAGAATTTCGTATCAGGAGCCAGGGAGAAAGAAGGCCCCAGAATATTTCCTATTCCACTGGTCATGAATACCACAGGCTGCATGGCAGGCCGAAAGTGGCTCCATATAACCCCGGAAGGAAACATTCTCCCTTGTGCCTGTATTCCTATCCCATATGGAAATGTTCATCGAGACAGAGTAAAGGATGTCTGGAAGAAAATCAGGGAAGACCCTGCATATAATGCAAAGTGCTGCCTTATGAGGAACCCTGAGTTCAGGGAGAAGTATCTGAAGCTTTCAGAGTAA
- a CDS encoding NAD(P)/FAD-dependent oxidoreductase: protein MDADIIVIGASPAGLMAARNACEKGAAVLLLEKKEEIGHPPHPANSFFKGMLDKCGEKVDPSYVLHYLKGMKIISPSGRTVEVEATGYAIDKTAFDRFYAKKIMKTGVDLRTGVKVQDIQKEGDKFTVNTSAGVFTSKLVIISDGINSKMASLVGLKTMKHPEDIAWGIELDIKSPGLGKPEMFEYYVGNHAPGWKTTYSPRGGDNAAIGAYVRRCGTDATPYLNAWVENFKKLKGLEELEVVRKLSGGDPIVTIPGEYITDGIMVVGGAAGQSGIGYAMRAGQICGDVAADAINKGDVSKSTLLAYRKTWEKEFLAEHYLGRIGLETLRKMTDREIDEMTKVFEKEDLSFIHGSSVEQAMRVFAFMLKKKPSAILKFRALFRNK, encoded by the coding sequence ATGGACGCGGATATTATAGTAATAGGGGCATCTCCTGCAGGACTGATGGCTGCAAGGAACGCCTGTGAGAAAGGGGCGGCGGTCCTTTTGCTGGAAAAGAAAGAAGAGATAGGGCATCCTCCCCATCCTGCAAACTCTTTTTTTAAGGGGATGCTTGATAAATGCGGAGAAAAGGTGGACCCTTCTTATGTTCTGCATTATCTTAAAGGCATGAAGATTATTTCCCCGTCAGGAAGGACAGTCGAAGTTGAGGCTACTGGATATGCCATTGATAAAACTGCTTTCGACAGATTTTATGCAAAGAAAATAATGAAAACCGGCGTAGATCTTCGAACAGGGGTGAAAGTACAGGATATCCAGAAAGAAGGAGATAAATTTACTGTCAACACCTCTGCCGGAGTATTTACCTCAAAACTGGTTATTATCTCTGACGGTATTAATTCAAAAATGGCATCCCTTGTGGGCTTGAAGACAATGAAACATCCTGAAGATATTGCCTGGGGAATTGAACTGGATATTAAAAGTCCTGGACTTGGGAAACCAGAGATGTTTGAGTATTATGTAGGGAATCATGCTCCGGGCTGGAAAACTACATACTCTCCAAGAGGAGGTGACAATGCCGCAATCGGAGCCTATGTGCGCCGGTGCGGAACTGATGCAACGCCTTACCTTAACGCCTGGGTTGAAAATTTCAAAAAGCTTAAAGGGCTCGAAGAGCTTGAAGTTGTAAGAAAACTGTCCGGAGGAGACCCTATCGTGACAATTCCAGGCGAATACATAACCGATGGGATAATGGTTGTTGGTGGGGCAGCAGGTCAGTCGGGAATAGGATATGCAATGAGGGCGGGCCAGATATGTGGAGATGTCGCTGCAGACGCCATAAACAAAGGAGATGTCTCAAAATCTACTCTCCTGGCTTACCGGAAGACCTGGGAAAAGGAATTTCTGGCCGAACACTACCTGGGCCGAATAGGGCTTGAGACTCTCAGGAAAATGACGGATAGGGAAATTGATGAGATGACCAAGGTCTTTGAAAAAGAGGACCTCTCGTTTATTCATGGAAGTTCAGTTGAGCAGGCTATGCGGGTTTTTGCGTTCATGCTAAAGAAAAAACCCTCTGCGATCTTAAAGTTCAGAGCACTCTTCAGGAATAAATGA
- a CDS encoding UbiA prenyltransferase family protein — protein sequence MSLTARIGELSPYLRLMRPELYYMDLTLPASSAILASYLATGGLPEFFPFLIAVIGGFAAITSSYVFNDCCDIDIDKINLPGRPLPSSKLSKNSALAYAVFLLVIAGVAATYLNPESLVTLIIAASVITIYSIFAKRNTFLSFLPVGISYGLVPVGIWLAFDPAGILKGSDGVILPLPAICFGLMICVTDWAFTLGGVSRDVEGDRLKGAPTMPVTFGIPFTARFVTFWWIVGVIASLIIGWSARLGPVYFAGALTSGLWMLTQCLDFIKHPTPERGGRLFLNGSNYRAVMFGSMILDVVLCIYAGGYISILW from the coding sequence TTGTCCCTTACAGCAAGAATCGGTGAACTCAGTCCTTATCTGCGACTGATGAGACCCGAACTCTACTACATGGACCTTACCCTACCTGCCTCAAGTGCAATCCTTGCTTCTTATTTGGCTACCGGAGGGCTTCCCGAATTTTTTCCCTTCCTGATTGCAGTAATAGGTGGCTTTGCAGCCATTACAAGTTCATACGTATTCAATGACTGCTGTGATATAGATATCGATAAGATCAACCTGCCTGGCCGTCCCTTACCCTCATCAAAATTGTCAAAGAACTCTGCGCTTGCTTATGCCGTCTTTTTGTTAGTAATTGCGGGAGTAGCAGCGACTTACCTGAACCCTGAGTCTCTCGTAACCCTTATTATTGCGGCTTCAGTTATCACAATATATTCAATCTTTGCAAAAAGAAATACTTTCCTCAGTTTTTTGCCAGTAGGTATTTCTTATGGACTTGTACCTGTGGGTATTTGGCTTGCCTTTGACCCTGCAGGAATCCTGAAAGGCAGCGATGGGGTAATCCTTCCTTTGCCAGCTATTTGTTTCGGGTTAATGATTTGCGTTACGGACTGGGCTTTTACCCTTGGAGGAGTTTCCAGAGATGTGGAAGGGGACAGACTGAAAGGTGCTCCAACGATGCCCGTAACCTTTGGAATCCCCTTTACTGCCAGATTCGTTACTTTCTGGTGGATTGTCGGAGTCATCGCTTCACTAATCATAGGCTGGTCGGCTCGTCTTGGACCTGTATACTTTGCAGGAGCCCTTACTTCAGGACTCTGGATGCTTACTCAGTGTCTCGATTTTATTAAACATCCTACCCCGGAGAGAGGTGGCAGGCTCTTTCTCAATGGTTCAAATTATAGAGCAGTTATGTTTGGATCAATGATTCTTGACGTAGTGCTGTGCATTTATGCAGGGGGCTACATCTCCATTCTCTGGTAA
- the tgtA gene encoding tRNA guanosine(15) transglycosylase TgtA, with product MSAIFEILDKDAGGRIGRLRTPHGTVETPTVMPVINPNIQLIPPKEMRNFGAEILITNSYIIYRKEELKSVALEKGLHGLLGFDGPIMTDSGSFQLSVYGSVEVTNEEILGFQQKIGSDIIVPLDIPTPPDVHYRRAEEELAITAERLEAARKFIQSEQLLAGPVQGSTYPELREKAASHLKDLNFEVYPLGAVVPLMEAYRYAELVDVIAASKKGLSPASPVHLFGAGHPMMFALAVAMGCDLFDSAAYALYAKDGRYITVNGTYHVEKLNYLPCSCPVCSKYTAEELKKADNREELLGKHNLYATFAEIRLIKQCIKDGKLLELVEQRCRAHPKLLDGLKKLYTHSSWLEQLDPATKGTFFYCGPESSSRPEILRFGKRLDRFSLQGSVIIRTGSVKGEKDYDQILTFKAPFGAFPVEMEEVYPFNAEVPKFPDYESLNTALSNTLKLIDLNPEAEFTFICEEEFKHPLIEEIRKRAKLVYRKDWKKE from the coding sequence ATGTCAGCAATATTCGAAATACTCGACAAGGATGCAGGCGGAAGGATAGGAAGGCTCAGGACTCCCCATGGGACTGTTGAGACGCCTACCGTTATGCCTGTGATTAATCCAAATATCCAGCTAATTCCCCCGAAAGAAATGCGAAACTTCGGGGCAGAGATTCTGATTACTAATTCCTATATTATTTACCGCAAGGAAGAACTGAAAAGTGTCGCCCTGGAAAAAGGGTTGCATGGGCTCCTGGGCTTTGACGGGCCCATTATGACGGATTCGGGTTCTTTCCAGCTTTCTGTATATGGATCCGTCGAAGTTACGAATGAAGAAATTCTCGGGTTCCAGCAAAAGATAGGAAGCGACATTATTGTCCCGCTGGACATCCCTACGCCCCCTGATGTCCACTACCGACGGGCTGAAGAGGAACTTGCAATCACAGCTGAACGCCTTGAAGCGGCACGCAAGTTTATCCAGAGTGAACAGCTTCTTGCAGGGCCAGTTCAGGGTTCAACCTATCCTGAACTGAGGGAAAAAGCTGCTTCCCACCTGAAAGACCTTAATTTTGAAGTTTATCCCCTTGGAGCAGTTGTCCCGCTCATGGAAGCCTACCGTTATGCGGAACTTGTTGATGTTATTGCTGCGTCTAAAAAAGGGCTCTCTCCGGCTTCTCCGGTCCACCTTTTCGGGGCAGGTCATCCAATGATGTTTGCCCTTGCAGTAGCCATGGGCTGTGACCTTTTTGATTCGGCAGCCTACGCCCTTTACGCCAAAGATGGGCGCTATATTACTGTAAATGGAACCTATCATGTGGAAAAACTAAACTATCTGCCCTGTTCCTGTCCGGTCTGTTCAAAGTACACGGCAGAAGAATTGAAAAAAGCCGATAATCGGGAAGAACTTCTGGGAAAACATAACCTTTACGCGACCTTTGCTGAAATCCGGTTGATTAAGCAGTGCATAAAAGACGGGAAATTGCTTGAACTTGTGGAGCAGCGCTGTCGTGCTCATCCAAAACTTCTGGATGGGTTGAAGAAGCTTTACACTCATTCTTCCTGGCTTGAGCAGCTTGATCCGGCTACAAAAGGTACCTTCTTCTACTGTGGACCTGAGTCCTCCTCCCGCCCTGAAATCCTGCGTTTTGGAAAACGGCTGGATAGGTTCAGCCTGCAAGGCTCAGTAATTATTCGGACAGGATCAGTCAAAGGAGAGAAAGATTACGACCAGATTCTTACTTTCAAAGCACCTTTTGGAGCGTTTCCTGTCGAAATGGAAGAAGTGTATCCTTTCAATGCTGAAGTCCCAAAATTTCCGGATTACGAATCACTCAATACAGCTCTTTCAAACACTCTTAAACTGATAGACCTGAACCCGGAAGCAGAGTTTACTTTTATTTGCGAGGAGGAGTTCAAGCACCCTCTAATCGAAGAAATCAGAAAAAGGGCAAAACTGGTATACAGGAAAGATTGGAAAAAAGAATAA
- a CDS encoding pyruvate kinase alpha/beta domain-containing protein, giving the protein MEKSILYFDDVGESNTDDVITAAAKRASELQISHIVVASTSGKTALKMAEAVKGSGIKVIGISHQYGQNKKGEWEVEEEYKKKLEELGAVITTQSHIFSGVERSITKKFGGFSRVEVISDAFRSLFGKGFKVAIEVAVMAADSGHIPVSDNTEIIAIGGTRHGADVALVLRPAHSGDFFSLQVREIIAMPRAKED; this is encoded by the coding sequence ATGGAAAAATCTATTCTCTATTTTGACGATGTAGGAGAGTCAAATACAGACGACGTTATTACAGCAGCAGCGAAAAGAGCTTCAGAGCTTCAGATATCTCATATTGTGGTGGCAAGCACCAGTGGAAAAACCGCGCTAAAAATGGCAGAGGCTGTGAAGGGCAGCGGCATAAAAGTTATTGGAATAAGCCACCAGTACGGGCAGAATAAGAAAGGCGAATGGGAAGTAGAAGAGGAATACAAAAAGAAGCTCGAAGAACTTGGAGCGGTAATAACCACTCAATCACATATATTCTCAGGAGTCGAACGTTCAATCACAAAGAAATTCGGGGGATTTTCCAGAGTAGAAGTAATTTCGGACGCTTTCAGATCTCTCTTCGGAAAAGGATTCAAGGTAGCTATTGAAGTCGCAGTTATGGCAGCCGATTCAGGCCATATCCCTGTTTCCGACAACACAGAGATTATAGCAATAGGAGGTACAAGGCATGGTGCAGACGTAGCACTTGTGCTCAGGCCAGCCCACAGCGGAGATTTCTTCTCCCTTCAGGTTAGGGAGATTATTGCCATGCCGCGAGCTAAAGAAGATTAA
- a CDS encoding proteasome assembly chaperone family protein — translation MSNTDYDNNDVKIITKPVQSKNPVLIEGFPGIGLVGNIASQHMIEELKMEYIGSIESRYFPSIAVLYEGLINMPVRIYESVEHNLIVVISDIPISHTVSYDVSNALVDWAESINVREIASIAGIAIMDGGQKVFGAATTQEMLNKIKEKVEVFQMGTISGISGSVMAECLLREIPAFSLLGATRTQNPDPRAASAVIEVLNELYGLSISTVRLIEQAERIEVELQRLAEDVQTAEQKGEVKKEFPMYG, via the coding sequence TTGTCAAATACAGATTATGACAACAACGACGTGAAGATTATTACCAAACCTGTGCAGTCAAAAAATCCTGTTTTGATTGAAGGGTTTCCCGGAATTGGGCTTGTGGGGAATATTGCAAGTCAACATATGATAGAAGAATTGAAAATGGAATACATTGGCTCTATTGAATCAAGGTATTTCCCCTCGATTGCAGTACTTTACGAGGGGCTTATAAATATGCCTGTAAGGATTTATGAAAGCGTGGAACATAACCTGATTGTTGTAATCTCCGATATCCCGATCAGTCACACTGTCTCCTACGATGTTAGCAATGCTCTGGTGGACTGGGCTGAGTCTATTAACGTAAGAGAAATTGCTTCCATTGCAGGCATTGCCATAATGGACGGAGGGCAGAAAGTCTTCGGGGCAGCCACCACTCAGGAGATGCTGAACAAAATTAAGGAAAAAGTAGAAGTTTTCCAGATGGGAACTATCTCCGGGATTTCAGGTAGTGTGATGGCTGAATGTCTGCTGCGTGAAATTCCTGCATTTAGCTTGCTTGGTGCCACTAGGACCCAGAATCCTGACCCAAGAGCTGCTTCTGCTGTTATCGAAGTTTTAAACGAGCTCTATGGGCTTTCAATAAGTACAGTTCGGCTTATAGAGCAGGCTGAACGCATAGAGGTCGAACTCCAGAGGCTTGCTGAAGATGTTCAGACTGCAGAGCAGAAAGGAGAAGTAAAGAAGGAGTTCCCAATGTACGGGTGA
- a CDS encoding DUF473 domain-containing protein: protein MEYIALTGIADSLIEILKKHHLRTLEIRSPQNFVGVLGLNAGDNVLLTSTSLQDLTNGTQGLVAKVVKKQISVHSIVSSNDFYIEEREAMSARIQLQCRCMARVRNVISNELGKPVRVDAREISCYEAR from the coding sequence ATGGAGTACATCGCGTTAACAGGAATTGCTGATTCTCTTATCGAGATCCTGAAGAAACACCATCTCAGGACTCTTGAGATTCGGAGTCCTCAAAACTTCGTAGGAGTACTCGGGCTCAATGCAGGAGATAACGTTCTCCTGACTTCCACCAGCCTTCAGGACCTCACGAATGGGACTCAGGGTCTCGTAGCAAAGGTTGTAAAGAAGCAGATTTCGGTTCATTCCATTGTCAGTTCGAATGATTTCTACATTGAAGAACGAGAAGCTATGTCAGCACGTATCCAGCTTCAGTGCAGGTGTATGGCAAGGGTAAGAAACGTTATTTCAAATGAGCTTGGGAAACCAGTCCGAGTAGATGCCAGGGAAATTTCCTGCTATGAAGCCAGATAA